In Fluviicola taffensis DSM 16823, the following are encoded in one genomic region:
- a CDS encoding SpoIIE family protein phosphatase: MRPLLLIQLILCISTISFAQSISTYENLLAKIKRNPTDTVSVNQYLEKLKTDKGLADPLSVHAEKLYELIAFTKNHRHIAQVAIFIGNKCNNIGKYSHALKYEIIAEKQLKQIPLTHLLGTTYSLMGNTYLGLNISAKQKESYQKCYEIGKKLKNPMTMAVGATGLGNYYTSSFNYEASNVWNYKALVQFDSIKNHLASGIIRVNIATNYRKLKQYTDAERLLQASKKNILLSENNYAKLGYYLEVGYQLMEVKKYKEAINPFRIALDLALEDKSNDDISDISKALSEAYDKTNQYKQSVEALKMHLQYKDSVFNATSNQQLLSIEEQYKTEKKDAEIQLLSKTNALNKSELGRKQSLIWAFGFLGLLFVGVGIILWRSNRNKNKTNQLLAQKNTIIEEKQKEILSSINYAKRIQYTLLANDQLLQSNLKKHFVLFQPKDIVSGDFYWAIKTKTHFFLAVCDCTGHGVPGAFMSLLNINFLNEAITEKQLVEPGIILDFVRNRLIENLDQDKHFDGMDGIILSLELATNEIHYAGANNGPLIIRNEEIIELPYDKMPVGNGIRTNLFKTHFLPHQIGDWLYLFTDGYADQFGGEKGKKFKYSKLKELLLNTSKHSEKEQYNTLKNTFTQWKANLEQVDDICVFGMEL; encoded by the coding sequence TTGAGACCATTATTGCTTATTCAACTGATACTCTGTATTAGCACAATTAGTTTTGCGCAATCCATAAGTACTTATGAAAACTTATTAGCGAAAATTAAACGAAATCCTACGGACACAGTCAGTGTCAATCAATACCTTGAAAAATTAAAAACAGACAAGGGATTAGCAGATCCTTTAAGTGTACATGCTGAAAAGCTTTACGAACTCATTGCTTTCACTAAAAACCACCGACACATTGCTCAAGTTGCCATATTCATCGGAAATAAATGCAACAATATTGGCAAATACTCACATGCACTCAAATATGAAATCATTGCTGAAAAGCAATTAAAGCAAATTCCACTTACTCATTTATTAGGAACTACTTACAGTTTAATGGGCAATACTTATCTCGGTTTAAATATTTCCGCCAAACAGAAAGAAAGTTATCAAAAGTGTTATGAAATTGGAAAGAAGCTCAAAAATCCAATGACAATGGCTGTTGGTGCCACGGGGTTAGGAAACTATTACACGAGTAGCTTCAACTACGAAGCTTCTAATGTTTGGAATTACAAAGCATTGGTTCAATTTGATTCAATTAAAAATCATTTAGCAAGTGGCATTATTCGGGTAAATATTGCAACAAATTACCGAAAACTAAAGCAATACACCGATGCCGAAAGATTGCTCCAAGCTTCCAAAAAAAATATTTTGTTGAGTGAAAACAACTATGCTAAATTGGGATATTATTTAGAAGTTGGCTATCAATTGATGGAAGTGAAAAAATACAAAGAAGCAATCAATCCGTTTAGAATTGCACTTGATCTTGCACTAGAAGACAAATCAAACGATGACATTTCGGACATCTCCAAGGCATTGTCAGAAGCTTACGATAAAACCAATCAGTATAAACAATCTGTAGAAGCCTTAAAAATGCATCTGCAGTATAAAGACAGTGTTTTCAATGCTACAAGCAACCAACAATTACTCTCTATTGAGGAACAGTACAAAACAGAAAAAAAAGATGCTGAAATTCAATTATTGAGTAAAACAAATGCCTTAAACAAGAGTGAATTAGGTAGAAAACAATCCTTGATTTGGGCTTTCGGATTCTTAGGTCTTTTATTTGTTGGTGTTGGGATTATTCTCTGGAGATCAAACAGAAACAAGAATAAAACAAACCAATTACTGGCTCAAAAAAACACCATCATTGAAGAGAAACAAAAGGAAATCTTGAGCAGTATTAATTACGCCAAACGCATTCAATACACACTCTTAGCGAATGATCAGCTCCTACAATCCAATTTAAAAAAACACTTTGTACTTTTTCAGCCAAAAGATATCGTTTCAGGGGATTTCTACTGGGCAATTAAAACCAAAACCCATTTCTTCTTAGCGGTATGTGATTGTACAGGTCATGGAGTTCCGGGGGCATTTATGAGCTTGCTGAATATCAACTTTTTAAATGAAGCCATTACCGAAAAACAGCTTGTAGAACCTGGTATTATTCTTGATTTCGTGCGGAATCGATTGATTGAAAATCTCGATCAAGACAAGCATTTTGACGGAATGGATGGAATCATTCTTTCGTTGGAATTGGCGACGAATGAAATTCATTATGCAGGCGCAAACAATGGACCTCTAATCATTCGTAATGAAGAAATCATTGAATTACCGTATGATAAAATGCCCGTTGGAAATGGAATACGAACCAATCTTTTCAAAACGCATTTTTTACCTCATCAAATAGGTGATTGGTTGTATCTTTTTACTGATGGATATGCCGATCAATTTGGTGGGGAAAAAGGGAAAAAATTCAAATACAGCAAACTCAAAGAATTACTTTTGAATACGAGTAAACATTCTGAAAAAGAGCAGTACAATACGTTGAAGAATACATTTACGCAGTGGAAAGCCAACTTGGAGCAGGTGGATGATATTTGTGTATTTGGAATGGAGTTGTGA
- a CDS encoding phospholipid/glycerol acyltransferase, which produces MRPIYFLLKISLNLSFRLFYKRIIVVNKHKEFYGSTIYVSNHSNSFMDPLVIGVLNRPIVHFMTRSDVFVWWLKPILWAAHMLPIYRQQDGANTKGKNTDVFNKVNWALRNRRNILIFGEGFTDDVPIRGLKPIKKGSVRMGFGALESIEWRKKIYISGIGISYSDRNKIGSELVLDNGAKICLNDYKEAYLESPSRIINEVTRLVEQQMQDCIIYVADPSNYSLLENVMQITRKGYNNENHDHSIPLLKRWQYAKDLGTWINQHVTDESTEIKSLQKDLDSYFNLEQKMKIQDRFVLAKKHPEFLSTSNNWLFLILVWPFALIGFFHGFIPYILAKKVTEKMMKRPVFWGSVKMMLGKLLGCIYNIPLIIFLTKRFLPHWSFGVLYFFLIPILWRLSYEFTLQIKEIALKRKMKSVDLSKFEAKRADLEKRIHELIPLA; this is translated from the coding sequence ATGCGTCCGATTTATTTTTTACTCAAAATCTCATTAAACTTATCATTTCGATTATTCTACAAACGGATTATTGTGGTGAATAAGCACAAAGAGTTTTATGGTAGTACGATTTATGTCAGCAATCACTCAAATTCTTTCATGGATCCATTGGTGATTGGTGTATTGAACAGACCAATTGTTCATTTCATGACCCGATCGGATGTATTTGTTTGGTGGTTGAAACCCATTTTGTGGGCGGCACATATGCTACCAATTTACCGTCAGCAAGATGGAGCAAATACAAAGGGAAAAAATACAGATGTTTTCAACAAAGTAAACTGGGCATTACGGAATCGTCGTAACATCTTGATTTTTGGAGAAGGATTTACAGATGACGTACCTATTAGAGGGCTAAAACCTATTAAAAAAGGTTCTGTCAGAATGGGTTTTGGAGCTCTTGAATCCATTGAATGGAGAAAAAAAATATACATTTCAGGAATTGGAATTAGCTATTCCGATCGAAATAAAATAGGCTCAGAATTGGTGTTAGATAACGGGGCTAAAATTTGTTTAAATGACTACAAAGAAGCTTATTTAGAGAGTCCTAGTAGAATTATCAATGAAGTAACGAGATTGGTTGAACAACAAATGCAAGATTGTATTATTTATGTGGCTGATCCTTCGAATTACTCGTTGCTAGAAAACGTCATGCAGATTACCCGAAAAGGGTACAACAACGAAAATCACGATCATTCTATTCCATTATTAAAACGCTGGCAATATGCGAAAGATCTTGGCACTTGGATTAACCAACATGTAACAGATGAAAGTACCGAAATTAAATCCCTACAAAAGGATCTAGATTCATATTTCAACTTGGAGCAAAAAATGAAAATCCAAGATCGTTTTGTACTTGCTAAAAAACACCCTGAGTTTCTAAGCACCTCCAATAATTGGTTATTCTTAATTCTCGTTTGGCCTTTTGCACTTATTGGATTTTTTCATGGATTCATTCCTTATATCCTTGCTAAAAAAGTAACAGAGAAAATGATGAAACGACCCGTTTTTTGGGGCTCAGTAAAAATGATGCTTGGAAAATTACTTGGTTGTATATACAACATACCGCTAATTATTTTTCTCACAAAAAGATTTCTTCCACATTGGTCGTTTGGAGTACTGTATTTCTTCTTAATTCCAATTTTATGGAGATTGAGTTATGAATTTACCCTTCAAATCAAAGAAATTGCACTCAAACGAAAAATGAAATCTGTGGATTTATCAAAGTTTGAAGCAAAAAGAGCCGATTTAGAAAAAAGAATCCATGAATTAATCCCACTTGCGTAA
- a CDS encoding PorP/SprF family type IX secretion system membrane protein, with protein MKKLVLTSFIAVAGLAFGQQDIQFTQTASSPFLINPAAGGMMSVAEVVIGNRIQYAGIDGRPMTTFAGIQSMIRFKKKRTKTLLHELSSIGQTFYSTPQRTIGYKQVAGLTFINDVIGPFTRTNVKGNFGVHIPLSQKFSAGLGLGIGWSNFGIDNSKVILGNSNDNAYTNYIGISARQNYVDAQAGLVVYSDRLLISLSGSQLFNNKTRLSDVTTGSTFQPHLFVLASYRFDLGKKFGLEPIVQFKSVKHAPVSYDLAMRLHYMRMGWVSLSYRRQSSIGVGFGINLLARFNVSYSFEFGNGVTEQFGNTSHEIRLGFIFGHRRNTKQELKQDEKENPIPEETKTED; from the coding sequence ATGAAAAAATTAGTACTTACTTCATTTATTGCAGTTGCAGGATTAGCATTCGGACAACAAGACATTCAATTTACGCAAACAGCTTCTTCCCCATTCTTAATCAATCCAGCTGCGGGCGGAATGATGAGTGTAGCTGAAGTAGTAATTGGAAACCGCATCCAATACGCTGGAATTGATGGAAGACCAATGACCACTTTTGCAGGAATTCAAAGTATGATTCGCTTCAAAAAGAAACGCACAAAAACCTTGCTTCATGAGTTAAGCTCAATTGGTCAAACATTCTATAGCACTCCGCAAAGAACAATTGGATACAAGCAAGTTGCTGGCTTAACGTTTATCAATGATGTCATTGGCCCCTTCACACGAACGAATGTCAAAGGAAACTTTGGGGTTCACATTCCCTTATCTCAAAAATTTAGCGCTGGACTTGGATTAGGCATTGGTTGGTCAAATTTTGGAATTGACAATTCAAAAGTGATTTTAGGCAATTCAAATGACAATGCTTATACCAATTACATTGGAATTTCTGCACGTCAAAATTACGTGGATGCACAAGCAGGATTGGTGGTTTACAGTGATCGATTATTAATCAGTTTAAGCGGAAGTCAGTTATTCAACAATAAAACACGCTTAAGTGATGTGACAACTGGAAGCACTTTTCAACCCCATTTGTTTGTATTGGCAAGTTATCGCTTTGATCTAGGTAAAAAGTTCGGATTAGAGCCAATCGTTCAATTCAAATCAGTGAAGCATGCACCCGTAAGTTACGATTTAGCGATGCGTTTACATTATATGCGTATGGGTTGGGTGAGTTTATCTTACAGACGTCAATCTTCCATTGGAGTAGGTTTTGGAATCAATTTATTGGCTCGATTCAACGTTTCATATTCATTTGAGTTCGGCAACGGAGTTACTGAACAGTTTGGAAATACATCCCATGAAATTCGACTTGGGTTTATTTTTGGACACCGCAGAAATACCAAACAGGAGCTAAAGCAAGATGAAAAAGAAAACCCAATTCCTGAAGAAACAAAGACAGAAGATTAA
- a CDS encoding HYR domain-containing protein, giving the protein MNRSILTSLCAFLILGHTYFFAQTTFVTDNFEGTFTWNTVSNSGPNNWIQGNCTNNGGSSALYITSGGSTNDCTPSGITHYGYANTASGSETAIVYREVNASCFTAITVLGDIQIEGESGIDYLELVISTDNGLTWSSASSQLVANATYSPFSQLLPGSFDNTIFWIGFRFNYNDSNIGNKAPAIDNFRIQGTSSDIVSPTITCPSPSAVYSDQYCEFPLLDYGTLATVNDACGIVSTIQTPAIGTTVNANTLITLQAIDPSGNSTNCSFTLTVIDTITPKVTCIPLDSVYATAACNAAVPNLIPTVSVIEFCTPANSLIFNQTPAAGTIISATQNVFVTVTDLSGNVGGCFTHMLLFDTISPQITCPANQTVSTNNGCTYDIGTFTTQATVTDNCSTTFLLNQSPAIGNSLPVGPHSITIQAIDQQGNAQVCQFTLTVQDLTLPVVNCPTGITAPVNNQCLAMVGNLVPLVSATDNCTASNLLVFAQNKPANLLFSDTITVLMTAVDLNGNIGSCSILVTAIDTLAPVVTCLNDTILAISGTCSMTVPNLAGTHSAVENCAPSNLLLVSQNPIAGTVITNPVGIVISYTDTAGNIGTCITQAIPIESINPTITCPPAQSINNGVSCFGLITDLTALATVTDNCTGYSLTQIPAVGTNLVSGTHIVTITATDLAGNSASCTTSFTIIETSTPSITCPGNMSVCNPLVNYTNPIGTDNCFFKITQTDLSGVSSGSIFPIGTTTQTYQIEDSSGNTSSCSFTVQVLPYPDTAFIPNSLIYLCDTYTTSIQAQAIQSGTGSWNVLTGTGTLTNPNALQTTIQNLSAGSNTVEWVVTSPTCGTRRDTVQIIVNMPPSQAALQDSMYACATTNYIIQGNNPAIGQGTWSSNAGITFNNIHAPVSTILSIPNGYHTIYWTINTSGCQSTVDSAIIYAPIRAEVLTHDTTLCLTQLPFNIQGIQAGLDQATYWIEIGGSGTLTSKYTANTSLTAAAPGELILLYKLHHDFCGATQDTLHIILNACDDASFNIPTVFTPNHDGSNDQFIIPNLYETYPDCEVTIINRWGAKVFQSTGYSEPWDGTYKGDDLPLGTYFYEIVSPNNDFKPFKGSISIIR; this is encoded by the coding sequence ATGAATAGATCTATACTTACTAGTCTTTGTGCTTTTTTAATATTGGGGCACACCTACTTCTTTGCTCAAACCACCTTTGTAACCGATAATTTTGAAGGAACTTTCACCTGGAACACCGTGAGCAACTCTGGTCCAAACAACTGGATCCAGGGCAACTGTACGAATAACGGAGGTAGCTCTGCACTATATATCACATCGGGAGGTTCAACCAATGATTGTACACCAAGTGGAATAACTCATTATGGCTATGCAAATACTGCATCAGGATCCGAAACGGCAATCGTTTACCGCGAAGTGAATGCTAGTTGTTTCACTGCAATAACCGTTCTAGGCGATATTCAAATAGAAGGAGAAAGTGGAATTGATTACCTAGAATTAGTCATCAGTACAGATAATGGATTGACTTGGTCGTCTGCTTCTTCTCAACTAGTTGCCAATGCTACGTATTCCCCATTTAGTCAATTGCTCCCAGGAAGTTTTGACAATACCATTTTCTGGATAGGTTTCCGATTTAATTACAACGATTCCAATATTGGAAATAAAGCCCCGGCAATCGATAATTTCCGCATACAAGGAACATCTTCTGATATTGTTTCACCCACTATTACTTGTCCTTCCCCAAGCGCTGTGTATTCCGATCAATACTGTGAATTTCCACTTTTAGATTATGGAACTCTAGCAACTGTTAATGACGCTTGTGGAATTGTTTCTACCATTCAAACACCCGCAATTGGAACAACTGTCAATGCAAATACTTTAATCACTTTACAAGCAATAGATCCTTCCGGAAATTCAACAAATTGCAGTTTTACATTAACCGTTATAGACACCATTACACCAAAAGTAACATGTATTCCATTGGATTCAGTGTATGCAACTGCGGCTTGTAATGCAGCTGTGCCAAATTTGATTCCAACGGTTTCTGTAATAGAATTCTGTACACCAGCCAATTCGTTAATTTTCAATCAAACTCCAGCGGCGGGAACAATTATCTCTGCTACTCAAAACGTATTTGTAACGGTGACAGACCTTTCTGGAAATGTAGGTGGTTGTTTTACACACATGCTCCTTTTTGATACGATTTCTCCACAAATAACTTGTCCAGCAAATCAAACTGTTTCCACAAACAATGGCTGCACATACGATATTGGGACATTCACTACTCAAGCAACTGTTACAGATAATTGCTCTACGACGTTTCTGTTGAATCAAAGTCCTGCGATTGGTAACAGCTTACCGGTTGGACCACACAGTATCACTATTCAAGCCATTGATCAGCAAGGAAATGCGCAAGTTTGTCAATTCACGCTGACAGTGCAAGACTTAACCTTGCCAGTTGTCAATTGTCCTACCGGAATTACAGCGCCAGTTAACAATCAATGTTTGGCGATGGTCGGAAATTTAGTTCCATTGGTTTCTGCAACAGATAATTGTACGGCAAGTAATTTACTTGTATTTGCGCAAAACAAACCTGCAAATTTATTGTTCTCGGACACCATCACTGTTTTAATGACCGCCGTTGATTTGAATGGAAACATTGGAAGTTGTTCTATCCTTGTTACTGCAATTGATACTTTAGCTCCAGTTGTAACTTGTTTGAACGATACTATTTTGGCTATTTCAGGAACTTGTTCAATGACTGTTCCCAATTTAGCAGGAACACACAGTGCTGTTGAAAACTGTGCTCCTTCCAATTTACTTCTAGTTTCGCAAAACCCAATAGCTGGAACCGTTATTACAAACCCAGTTGGAATCGTTATTTCGTATACCGATACTGCTGGTAATATCGGAACTTGTATTACCCAAGCTATTCCGATTGAATCTATTAACCCAACAATTACTTGTCCACCAGCTCAATCTATAAACAATGGCGTCTCTTGCTTTGGACTTATTACCGATTTAACTGCTCTTGCAACTGTTACAGACAATTGCACCGGATATAGTTTAACACAAATACCAGCAGTTGGAACAAATCTTGTTTCAGGAACACACATCGTTACAATTACAGCAACCGATTTAGCTGGAAATAGTGCGTCATGTACAACTAGTTTCACCATTATTGAAACGAGCACTCCATCAATTACTTGTCCTGGGAATATGTCAGTGTGTAATCCACTTGTCAATTACACCAACCCAATAGGAACGGATAATTGTTTCTTTAAAATCACTCAAACAGATTTATCAGGAGTTTCTTCAGGAAGTATCTTCCCTATTGGAACAACCACACAAACGTATCAAATTGAAGATTCATCGGGGAATACTTCATCGTGTTCGTTTACGGTTCAAGTTCTTCCATATCCTGACACTGCATTTATCCCAAATAGCTTAATTTATCTTTGTGATACTTACACAACCAGTATTCAAGCACAAGCTATTCAATCAGGAACTGGATCTTGGAATGTGCTAACAGGAACTGGTACACTTACAAATCCAAACGCGCTTCAAACAACTATTCAAAATCTTTCTGCTGGGTCAAACACAGTTGAATGGGTTGTGACTTCTCCAACATGTGGAACAAGAAGAGATACCGTTCAAATAATCGTAAACATGCCTCCATCTCAGGCAGCTCTTCAAGATTCCATGTATGCTTGTGCAACAACAAACTACATTATTCAAGGAAACAATCCTGCTATTGGTCAAGGAACTTGGTCGAGTAATGCTGGAATAACTTTCAACAATATTCATGCGCCTGTTTCCACCATTCTATCTATTCCAAATGGATATCATACCATTTATTGGACAATCAACACCAGTGGCTGTCAAAGCACAGTGGATAGCGCAATTATTTACGCTCCAATTAGAGCTGAAGTACTCACACATGATACTACTTTGTGTCTGACACAATTGCCTTTCAATATCCAAGGAATTCAAGCAGGATTAGATCAAGCAACTTATTGGATTGAGATTGGTGGCTCTGGAACTCTAACTAGTAAATACACAGCCAATACATCCTTAACTGCTGCTGCGCCAGGTGAATTAATTTTACTTTACAAACTCCATCACGATTTTTGTGGAGCTACTCAAGATACTTTACATATCATATTGAATGCTTGTGATGACGCAAGTTTCAATATTCCAACCGTATTTACTCCAAATCATGATGGGTCGAATGATCAATTCATCATTCCAAATTTATATGAAACATACCCAGATTGTGAAGTAACCATTATCAATCGTTGGGGAGCGAAAGTGTTTCAATCTACCGGGTATTCAGAACCTTGGGATGGAACTTATAAAGGAGACGATTTACCGCTTGGAACTTATTTCTATGAAATAGTTTCTCCCAACAATGATTTTAAGCCTTTTAAAGGTTCAATTAGTATTATCCGTTAA
- the purE gene encoding 5-(carboxyamino)imidazole ribonucleotide mutase — MVGIIMGSTSDLPIMQDAADILKEFGIPFELTIVSAHRTPERMFEYAKTASERGLQVIIAGAGGAAHLPGMTASLTPLPVIGVPIKSSNSIDGWDSLLSIVQMPNGIPVATVAINAAKNAGILAAKILGATNPELQKKLLTYMETMKETVLEGAKKVEQSSK; from the coding sequence ATGGTTGGAATTATCATGGGCAGCACTTCAGACCTGCCAATTATGCAAGATGCTGCTGATATTTTAAAGGAGTTTGGAATTCCTTTTGAATTAACCATTGTTTCGGCTCACAGAACTCCAGAACGGATGTTCGAGTATGCAAAAACGGCTTCCGAAAGGGGTCTTCAAGTGATTATTGCTGGAGCAGGTGGAGCAGCGCATTTACCTGGAATGACAGCGAGTTTAACACCACTTCCTGTTATTGGGGTTCCTATCAAATCAAGTAATTCAATCGATGGTTGGGACAGTTTGTTATCCATTGTTCAAATGCCAAATGGAATTCCGGTAGCTACAGTTGCTATAAACGCAGCTAAAAATGCTGGAATTTTGGCTGCAAAAATCTTAGGAGCAACCAATCCTGAATTACAAAAAAAATTGCTTACATACATGGAAACGATGAAAGAAACCGTTTTGGAAGGCGCGAAGAAAGTGGAGCAATCGAGTAAGTAA
- a CDS encoding T9SS type A sorting domain-containing protein: MKQLLSIVAIFVVLNTSAFSNLSPIETSKIFDHLTEVNKEWVKFNLSIFNEKISFENDLDRIQFHLLQVEKMLRNSENEHYSQEQIQNRTALLDILHNYALEKVFPINLHHSNRQPYFIDHLGTHCAVGFLLKASGFGNIAQEISETQNYAYVKEIQSKELLAWAEKNGFELNELALIQPTYPDNTTYYAIGNGANGTITKINGDENKFVIAGKFTQLDNLPCLNVGQYVNGNLSCLGVGIDGIVNEIERTGQNEITVYGKFDHLGVSYPIAIWNEVSLDWEFVAIPGKSNCEINAADSYNLDRYISIKTETGTFELLHNNGTNWYLTCSTDGPIYSIDVEYSKYVFGGKFNQAIINANTPYILNSKNVISSTNGLGWQVYPSNTPDTVFTTKIIGSNIFVGGAAINLAGHSNVLLSQLTNGTALTLIQLWSGADPLRIYDIEHHTNDMNRLVLVGNLQAIEGGFGFIMGKGAFNYSISEGVVTSAGWFNKPVHSAILTNNGDLVVSGEFTEGYETNFSHLAKSTLILGADELSSTTNLVVYPNPSTHSISIHGISIGKFFNYQITDAQGKTWRTAETSNPTINVENLSSGVYFLSIQNAQNYNSTIRFVKN; the protein is encoded by the coding sequence ATGAAACAATTACTATCAATAGTTGCCATTTTTGTTGTGTTGAACACGTCAGCATTCAGTAATCTTTCACCAATAGAGACATCTAAAATTTTTGATCATTTAACGGAAGTAAACAAAGAATGGGTAAAATTTAATTTGTCCATTTTTAATGAAAAAATTTCGTTTGAGAATGACTTAGATCGTATTCAATTTCACTTATTGCAAGTTGAAAAAATGTTGAGAAATTCGGAAAACGAACATTATTCGCAAGAGCAAATTCAAAACAGAACTGCATTATTAGATATTCTACATAACTACGCTCTTGAGAAAGTCTTTCCGATTAATTTACATCATTCGAACAGACAACCCTATTTCATAGACCATTTAGGAACGCATTGTGCAGTTGGTTTTCTACTTAAGGCATCTGGTTTTGGAAACATTGCACAAGAAATATCTGAAACACAGAATTACGCTTACGTAAAAGAAATTCAATCGAAAGAATTACTTGCTTGGGCAGAAAAAAATGGGTTTGAGTTAAATGAATTAGCATTGATACAACCTACATATCCTGATAACACGACTTATTACGCTATTGGAAATGGTGCTAATGGTACAATTACTAAAATTAACGGAGATGAGAATAAATTTGTAATTGCGGGTAAATTTACTCAATTAGACAATCTTCCTTGTTTGAATGTTGGACAATATGTGAATGGAAATTTGTCTTGCTTGGGAGTTGGGATAGATGGAATAGTGAATGAAATTGAAAGAACTGGACAAAATGAAATTACTGTATATGGAAAATTTGACCATCTGGGCGTGAGTTACCCAATTGCAATTTGGAATGAAGTAAGTTTGGATTGGGAGTTTGTCGCTATTCCAGGTAAAAGTAATTGTGAAATCAATGCAGCAGATAGTTACAATCTTGATCGATATATTTCTATTAAGACTGAAACAGGAACTTTTGAATTACTGCACAATAATGGTACAAATTGGTATCTGACTTGTTCAACTGATGGCCCTATCTACAGTATTGATGTTGAATATTCAAAGTATGTTTTTGGCGGGAAATTTAATCAGGCCATTATCAATGCAAATACCCCTTATATTTTAAATTCAAAAAATGTAATCAGTTCAACCAACGGACTGGGATGGCAAGTATACCCTTCGAATACTCCTGACACCGTTTTTACCACGAAAATAATTGGAAGTAACATTTTTGTTGGAGGAGCTGCAATAAATTTGGCTGGGCACAGTAATGTATTATTATCTCAATTAACGAATGGAACTGCACTTACACTCATCCAACTTTGGTCTGGTGCTGATCCATTAAGAATCTATGATATAGAACACCATACAAATGATATGAATAGATTGGTATTAGTTGGTAATTTACAAGCTATAGAGGGAGGGTTTGGGTTCATTATGGGAAAAGGAGCATTTAATTATTCCATCTCTGAAGGAGTAGTAACTTCCGCAGGTTGGTTCAATAAACCTGTTCACTCTGCAATACTAACAAATAACGGTGATTTAGTTGTTTCTGGAGAATTTACTGAAGGATACGAAACGAATTTTTCTCACCTTGCAAAATCAACTTTAATTTTGGGAGCAGACGAACTGTCTTCGACAACAAATTTAGTTGTTTATCCAAATCCAAGTACACATTCAATCTCTATTCATGGAATTTCAATTGGAAAATTTTTCAACTATCAAATTACTGATGCGCAAGGAAAAACTTGGAGAACAGCTGAAACCTCAAACCCTACTATAAATGTGGAAAATTTGAGTAGTGGAGTCTATTTCTTGAGCATTCAAAACGCCCAGAACTACAATTCAACCATTCGTTTTGTAAAGAATTAG